In a genomic window of Methanosarcina horonobensis HB-1 = JCM 15518:
- a CDS encoding transposase has protein sequence MSFKVYQINRRRGIKSNIPVNTRNRKKKKRGRPIKVDWGEFKKKSAIESFSSWIESCKKVFPRYEIKEISYLGVMILAAITMLNQVLG, from the coding sequence ATGTCCTTTAAAGTTTACCAGATTAATCGAAGAAGAGGAATAAAGTCCAATATACCAGTAAACACAAGAAATAGAAAGAAAAAGAAGAGGGGGAGACCAATAAAGGTAGATTGGGGCGAATTCAAAAAGAAAAGTGCAATAGAAAGTTTTTCTAGCTGGATAGAATCATGCAAAAAGGTATTTCCAAGATATGAAATCAAAGAAATATCATACCTGGGAGTTATGATCTTAGCAGCAATAACGATGTTAAATCAAGTTTTAGGATGA
- a CDS encoding trypsin-like serine peptidase, protein MDGMKVAVTSILKPFDLALIELPSNCMFQITELGSASELEQALLVNDIRAIKCRVVNAGTSLLFLGFQCYNMPEPGDSGSPILQSGKVIGLISSITMDNCMGTAISSSVIRSMEDYEDKNKDETNKVLLRKQKSFKETKLYKGIKSLLRFSNNLQHDFSYYFNPVKV, encoded by the coding sequence GTGGATGGAATGAAAGTTGCCGTTACAAGCATTCTGAAACCTTTTGATTTAGCTTTGATAGAACTTCCTTCTAACTGCATGTTTCAGATCACAGAGCTTGGCAGTGCATCTGAGCTGGAGCAAGCTTTGCTTGTCAATGATATTCGTGCTATCAAATGCAGGGTAGTTAATGCCGGGACTTCATTGCTTTTCCTGGGCTTCCAGTGCTATAATATGCCAGAACCCGGAGATAGCGGTTCCCCTATCCTGCAGTCAGGGAAGGTAATAGGGCTTATATCCTCGATAACAATGGACAATTGCATGGGAACTGCAATTTCGTCCAGCGTTATCCGCAGTATGGAGGATTACGAAGATAAGAACAAAGACGAAACAAATAAAGTTCTTTTAAGGAAACAAAAATCTTTTAAAGAGACAAAGCTTTATAAAGGAATAAAGTCTCTTTTAAGGTTCTCCAATAATCTGCAGCACGATTTTTCTTACTATTTCAATCCTGTCAAAGTTTAG
- a CDS encoding MBL fold metallo-hydrolase, with translation MIFERIKSEGLAHLSYFVGSGDEAIVIDPRRDCQIYSDLARREGMKIKYIFETHRNEDYVIGSLELKELTDAELYHGQGVDFKYGNFVRDGQEFDFGSMKLAALHTPGHTDESMSYTLADPDAGKEPLMVFTGDALFVGEVGRTDLYGPEEAPRMAANLYDSIFNKILPLGDRVILCPAHGAGSLCGGAISKREYSTLGLERIQSPALQKTDKEEFVKFKLEEKLEFPPYFEKMEEYNLQGPPLLKGLPVPEMLSPEEFRTRMEKGALVVDTRMSHSFGGAHIKGSYGIWLKGLPFFAGWILPYDKPILLVLEEKDQLETAVRYLVRIGYDNIAGFLNGGIAAWYMKALPVDGLNLISVQSLKKKIEKSEEMILLDVRSDEEWGEGHIEGAKHIYVGYLEENLDKVPRGCPIVVYCDSSRRSNIAASILKKNGYNEVYNVLGSMTAWKNAGYEIVK, from the coding sequence ATGATATTTGAGCGCATTAAGTCTGAAGGGCTGGCTCATCTTTCTTATTTCGTTGGTTCTGGAGATGAAGCCATTGTTATCGATCCTCGGAGAGACTGTCAGATCTATTCCGATCTTGCCAGAAGAGAGGGCATGAAAATTAAATATATTTTTGAAACGCATAGAAACGAAGACTATGTAATTGGCTCTCTGGAACTGAAGGAGCTTACAGATGCAGAGCTCTACCACGGGCAGGGAGTGGACTTCAAGTATGGAAATTTTGTTCGTGACGGGCAGGAGTTTGATTTTGGATCAATGAAGCTGGCTGCCCTGCATACTCCCGGACATACCGACGAAAGCATGTCCTATACTCTCGCTGATCCCGATGCAGGCAAAGAACCTTTAATGGTTTTCACAGGAGACGCCCTGTTTGTAGGCGAGGTAGGGAGAACCGATCTATATGGACCTGAAGAAGCTCCAAGGATGGCAGCAAATCTGTATGACAGTATTTTTAATAAAATTCTCCCACTGGGAGATAGGGTAATACTCTGCCCTGCCCATGGCGCGGGTTCGCTTTGCGGAGGGGCTATCTCCAAGCGGGAGTACAGTACCCTGGGCCTGGAGCGAATCCAGAGCCCTGCTCTGCAGAAGACTGACAAAGAAGAGTTTGTAAAGTTCAAGCTTGAAGAGAAACTCGAGTTTCCGCCTTACTTTGAGAAAATGGAGGAATATAACCTCCAGGGCCCTCCTTTGCTGAAGGGGCTGCCAGTGCCTGAAATGCTTTCTCCAGAAGAGTTCAGAACAAGAATGGAAAAGGGAGCTCTGGTCGTGGATACACGCATGTCCCACTCTTTCGGAGGAGCACATATAAAAGGTTCATATGGCATCTGGCTGAAAGGTCTGCCTTTCTTTGCCGGTTGGATTCTTCCCTACGATAAGCCCATACTTCTGGTACTTGAAGAAAAGGATCAGCTGGAAACTGCTGTAAGGTATCTGGTCAGAATCGGATATGACAATATAGCAGGCTTCCTGAACGGCGGAATTGCAGCATGGTACATGAAAGCCTTACCTGTAGACGGCTTGAATCTTATATCAGTCCAGAGTCTGAAAAAGAAAATCGAAAAGAGTGAGGAAATGATACTTCTGGACGTCAGAAGCGACGAAGAATGGGGCGAAGGACATATTGAAGGAGCAAAACACATATACGTCGGATATCTGGAAGAGAACCTGGATAAAGTTCCCAGAGGTTGTCCAATAGTTGTTTACTGCGACTCATCACGGCGTTCAAATATAGCGGCTTCGATTCTGAAAAAGAACGGGTATAACGAAGTATACAACGTCCTCGGGAGTATGACTGCATGGAAAAACGCAGGATATGAAATTGTAAAATAA
- a CDS encoding COG1470 family protein, producing MSKSTFLRAMSLFLGVLLYLGSIPAAFAQTESASTSTSNETIIHEISPGYYDLYLQQGESSSFSITFTNNGKKALEIEPKVVPICCSYDFDENWITISPANVEVGRGAEQEFTVEVNIPEDADGGSYETYIAFTDDVDLYSQFINGMYLYITVPTYQKIELQTYYISDSVEAGIEYEYTVKIKNVAAKNITIDPKVTENYYDSSFDEFDIDDKIEIIAPSTLEPGQIANMTIRVSVPEDATGTYDGYIDMNVNGNDNDGNEPQLELYLTVLQQPSVPYVKTFSTKTADPITIEVSTYVYSSDSWLRIPPQDEIPSFELNLKFDSSPVDMSPVKTTQRGNVGIGWNYFPTWSEEDGVIYQNYDRYYIERYTVPGAIGDWELEILPRNAETFEYSITVGNSN from the coding sequence ATGAGTAAAAGCACATTCTTGAGGGCAATGTCCCTATTTTTAGGGGTACTGCTTTACCTGGGGTCGATACCAGCTGCATTTGCTCAAACAGAATCAGCTAGTACCTCGACTTCAAATGAAACCATAATACATGAAATAAGTCCCGGCTATTATGACTTGTACCTGCAGCAGGGGGAAAGCAGTAGCTTTAGTATAACTTTCACAAATAATGGTAAGAAAGCTCTTGAAATAGAACCAAAAGTTGTACCCATATGTTGCAGTTATGACTTTGACGAAAACTGGATAACCATATCCCCGGCAAACGTGGAGGTAGGACGAGGTGCAGAGCAGGAATTTACCGTTGAAGTTAATATTCCTGAGGATGCGGATGGTGGGAGTTATGAAACCTACATAGCTTTTACAGACGATGTAGACCTTTACTCCCAGTTTATCAATGGAATGTACCTTTACATTACGGTCCCGACTTATCAAAAAATAGAGCTTCAAACATATTACATCTCTGATTCCGTTGAGGCTGGAATAGAATATGAGTACACGGTAAAAATCAAAAACGTAGCAGCCAAAAATATAACTATCGACCCAAAGGTAACCGAAAATTACTACGATAGCTCTTTTGATGAATTTGATATTGATGACAAAATAGAAATCATTGCACCGTCAACATTAGAACCGGGTCAAATTGCTAATATGACTATCCGGGTTTCTGTTCCGGAGGATGCAACAGGAACTTACGATGGATATATTGACATGAACGTTAATGGGAACGATAATGACGGAAATGAGCCGCAACTGGAGCTTTACTTGACGGTTCTACAGCAGCCTTCAGTTCCTTATGTGAAAACCTTCAGTACCAAGACTGCCGACCCCATAACAATTGAAGTCTCAACTTATGTGTATAGCTCGGATTCATGGTTGCGTATTCCACCTCAAGATGAAATCCCATCGTTTGAATTGAATCTGAAGTTTGATTCCAGTCCTGTTGATATGAGCCCTGTAAAAACAACGCAAAGAGGCAATGTAGGTATTGGGTGGAATTATTTCCCAACCTGGTCAGAAGAAGATGGCGTAATCTATCAAAATTACGACAGGTATTATATTGAAAGGTATACAGTACCCGGAGCGATCGGAGATTGGGAACTTGAAATCCTTCCTAGAAACGCAGAAACTTTTGAATACTCGATAACTGTTGGAAACTCAAATTAA
- a CDS encoding IS1/IS1595 family N-terminal zinc-binding domain-containing protein has product MTRKTDEVMCPNPKCGYYLKAEGKAIIKRGKYKTGHQRYYCKHCNKFFMDTIGTAVYRKHLPKEEIRLIYRLFLEKNGIRSIERITGHHRDTISNLLKDTVKNEKTEEYLINQIGLTAEECEKLWALLEVKRNSSRKSP; this is encoded by the coding sequence ATGACCAGAAAAACAGATGAAGTTATGTGTCCAAATCCAAAATGCGGATATTATCTTAAAGCAGAAGGAAAAGCCATAATAAAACGTGGAAAGTACAAAACCGGACATCAGAGATACTATTGTAAACACTGCAATAAGTTTTTTATGGATACAATAGGCACGGCTGTATATCGTAAACATCTGCCTAAAGAAGAAATTAGGCTTATATATCGACTTTTTCTCGAAAAAAATGGGATTAGAAGCATTGAACGGATAACAGGGCATCACAGAGATACCATAAGCAATCTGTTAAAAGATACAGTGAAAAATGAAAAAACAGAAGAATATCTGATCAATCAAATTGGACTGACAGCTGAAGAATGCGAGAAATTGTGGGCACTTTTAGAAGTAAAGAGAAATTCTTCCCGAAAGTCTCCTTAA
- a CDS encoding PGF-pre-PGF domain-containing protein, producing the protein MKFHKLKLYAKYGLFLILVISLAGTASAATNHTGGIALCWDDIGNIEPCYENLTMFQQHNATCTIYINSVSESPNSTRTALNELHKAGWEIAAHGHNHKNSTEFLNNSTPDEWLDQEIFPNIVEITGYGYPIYSFAYPYSLRNETTDALLAPYFQTLRATAFETVNVNESAAYYKWNDTQLVYAVEIDDQTGITLESIQYGIDYAIANEYVLVLYGHAITSNVTGPYQTSTSRLESILNYTNQKNGTFYLMGELGDSAWVRPGRFSNVTANFTVSSDTVLTGGNVTFADYSVNQTSELLDFGDGYNSSTVNVTHTYSVPGTYIANLTVSNDVSNQSITKTITVTDPIPPVASFTSNPTTGVAPLNVAFTDTSTGVPTSWSWDFGDGTTSDEPSPTHVYSSAGTYTVKLTVTNANGENSKTDTIVVNRKSSGGSSNGGGGGGSPEPAGNVEVKELSQAFITNGKAAQFDFTKNATCVVCISFNAKKTAGRTTAIAEQLKNKSTLVSGLPEGKVYKYFNVWVGNSGFATSENIDNPALCFKVEKSWVQDNKINKDSITLNRYNNKTWEKQPTNFSREDDKYLYFKSSVSGYSFFAITGKTTEDAITSKPETQEDKNDTEAEANRTSVRRTRAPGFEMIYCILGLLGVFLYRRK; encoded by the coding sequence ATGAAATTTCATAAACTTAAACTATATGCAAAATATGGATTATTTCTCATACTGGTAATTAGTCTGGCTGGCACCGCTAGTGCAGCTACGAATCACACAGGAGGTATTGCTCTATGCTGGGACGATATAGGAAATATTGAGCCATGTTATGAAAACCTAACAATGTTCCAGCAGCATAATGCTACATGCACTATATATATAAACTCAGTAAGTGAGAGCCCAAATAGTACAAGAACTGCATTGAATGAACTGCATAAAGCTGGATGGGAAATAGCTGCACATGGGCACAACCATAAAAATTCAACTGAATTTCTAAACAATAGCACTCCTGACGAGTGGCTTGACCAGGAAATATTCCCTAACATAGTAGAAATAACCGGTTATGGTTATCCGATTTATTCCTTTGCATATCCTTACTCGTTAAGGAATGAAACTACTGATGCACTACTGGCTCCATACTTCCAAACACTTAGAGCGACGGCCTTCGAAACGGTGAATGTAAACGAGTCAGCCGCTTATTACAAGTGGAACGACACTCAACTTGTATATGCTGTTGAAATAGATGACCAGACTGGTATTACCCTTGAATCTATACAATATGGAATTGATTATGCAATAGCTAATGAGTACGTACTGGTTTTATACGGGCATGCTATTACTTCAAATGTTACCGGACCTTATCAAACTTCAACCTCAAGACTGGAATCAATTCTGAATTATACCAACCAGAAGAACGGAACATTCTATCTCATGGGAGAGCTGGGTGATTCCGCCTGGGTAAGACCTGGTAGATTTTCTAATGTGACTGCAAACTTCACAGTTTCTTCAGATACAGTGTTAACGGGGGGAAATGTGACTTTTGCGGATTACAGCGTAAACCAGACCAGTGAACTGCTAGATTTTGGTGATGGTTATAACAGCAGTACTGTAAACGTTACTCATACATATTCAGTACCAGGAACTTATATCGCTAATTTAACGGTATCAAATGACGTTTCCAACCAATCGATCACTAAAACAATTACGGTTACTGACCCGATACCTCCAGTAGCTAGTTTCACCAGTAATCCCACAACTGGAGTTGCACCGTTGAATGTAGCATTTACAGATACATCAACCGGAGTTCCAACATCCTGGTCATGGGACTTTGGGGATGGAACGACTTCAGATGAACCGAGTCCAACACATGTCTACTCATCGGCTGGAACTTATACAGTTAAACTGACCGTAACCAATGCAAACGGCGAAAATTCAAAAACTGATACGATAGTTGTAAACAGGAAGAGCAGCGGAGGAAGCAGCAACGGCGGCGGCGGTGGGGGTTCTCCTGAACCTGCAGGGAATGTTGAAGTAAAGGAACTTTCGCAGGCTTTCATTACAAACGGCAAAGCTGCTCAGTTTGATTTCACAAAGAACGCAACATGTGTCGTGTGTATTAGTTTCAATGCTAAAAAGACTGCTGGCAGGACAACAGCTATTGCTGAACAGTTGAAGAATAAGTCTACACTTGTTTCCGGACTGCCTGAAGGAAAGGTCTATAAATACTTCAATGTCTGGGTTGGAAATAGCGGGTTTGCAACATCCGAGAATATTGACAACCCTGCGCTCTGCTTCAAAGTTGAAAAATCCTGGGTCCAGGATAATAAGATAAACAAGGATTCAATCACCCTTAACAGATACAATAACAAAACCTGGGAAAAGCAGCCAACAAACTTTTCAAGGGAAGACGACAAGTATCTGTATTTCAAATCCAGCGTCTCAGGTTATTCATTCTTTGCAATAACAGGTAAGACGACAGAAGATGCAATAACATCTAAACCTGAGACTCAGGAAGATA